One window of the Salvia miltiorrhiza cultivar Shanhuang (shh) chromosome 6, IMPLAD_Smil_shh, whole genome shotgun sequence genome contains the following:
- the LOC130990877 gene encoding uncharacterized protein LOC130990877, translating to MTPRHQNSKATRRSNIWFLAHPSVVTSIIHSSEQVIIAECIWQTSHFRVAVIHGANDQVTRLQLWAELLSFTNGNTVFIGDFNAIKGAHERLSTAVPSRSACKEFCDFIDATNFIESPTSGLYFTWSGRRLLPRHVESRLDRALFSTSFAENWSDIVTHALPRVTSDHSPLIFKCSSNNAITRRPFKFLNMWVSHPSFLDMVNDSWSASVDSRCPIYRVMSKLRRLRGDIRIWNRTTFGNVDTQIQEGQRTLMDVQQKISVLGYTDALFDEEIAAQAGLNITLTRKNMLLQKKSRANWLLDGDRNSAFFHRIIRSRKQNQRIAHLRINGVMTYDSDVIQQHIIDFFSNLFNQEGQADVDRTLLEAIIDDCVTTEQNNHLICTPNDDEITAAVFGMDSNSAPGPDGFSGRFFHSCWHIVKDDVISAVKAFYLNSYLPSGCNASTLILIPKKESVDTVADLRPIILSNFFFKIISKILATRLGLVATVTVSGNQFGFIGDDILIFCKASIRNARKIKEILDLYGEISGQNCNTSKSNIFFSNGVVNNMRMGIRRELGFSMGTLPVLYLGVPLFTGRIRASYLAAIHDKIVNKFSRWKGSVDTKPSCSVRWTRVCAPRVEGGLGVRSFSAMNNSYLMKMAWRIIHGQEYGPSILKTRYLTKFGYAKHHSASSPFWTSIRQHVDDLVENSFAYIGTGRNTYFWKDDWLGYRLLDKLRIPPFMNDYLNQAVDDYYYDGIWHFTAEFVINFPDVVVDILLLPIGEEEDCRLWKSSVNGTVTAAAAYATQGHHFPKVSWGSWIWEKFIPERRSLLCWRIIHRRLPTFDCLMTRGLMGPNRCAICGVAEESINHLFWECGSIQPIWKELMAWFNKDYSHFIDIHCVLVAAWNEKFSSQVLSFWKAGIINLLWRIWDCRNNIIFNETIFHRQLVTGFLKVMFKEMDLNFSKLGNTTNSWSDYLAMRSIGVATRAAPPPIMIEVHWWPPVGQWIKVNTDGSALGAPGNIAVGGVFRDKWGWVRGCFHYKGGVGFAFEAELLAVMYAVAIAHNRGWTLLWIESDSFYIVKLLHSRSEDIPWRFLASWKRTLRLLLDFRLQISHIYREGNSAADIMASHARSEGWWPHAIDEIKYAVATDMATHSRVRIKY from the exons ATGACTCCTCGTCACCAGAACTCCAAGGCTACTCGTCGTTCAAACATTTGGTTTTTAGCTCATCCTTCTGTTGTTACGAGCATTATCCACTCCTCGGAACAAGTTATTATCGCAGAGTGCATCTGGCAAACCTCTCATTTTCGTGTAGCCGTTATTCATGGAGCCAATGATCAGGTGACTCGCCTGCAGTTGTGGGCGGAGCTGCTTTCTTTTACTAATGGGAACACGGTGTTCATTGGGGATTTTAATGCAATCAAGGGAGCTCATGAGAGATTGAGCACGGCCGTGCCTTCGAGGAGTGCTTGCAAGGAGTTCTGTGATTTTATTGACGCTACTAATTTCATTGAATCTCCCACGTCTGGTCTATACTTTACTTGGTCTGGTCGACGTCTTCTCCCTAGACATGTTGAATCTAGGCTTGATCGAGCTCTTTTTTCTACAAGCTTTGCAGAGAATTGGTCGGACATTGTCACTCATGCTTTGCCTCGCGTGACTTCGGATCATTCCCCTTTGATCTTTAAGTGCAGCTCGAATAATGCTATTACTCGAAGACCTTTCAAATTCCTAAACATGTGGGTGTCCCATCCGAGTTTTCTTGATATGGTGAACGATTCTTGGTCTGCAAGCGTTGATTCTCGATGCCCTATCTATAGAGTTATGTCTAAGCTCCGTAGGCTTCGTGGTGACATTCGAATATGGAATCGGACGACTTTTGGTAATGTTGACACGCAAATCCAGGAGGGACAGAGAACTCTGATGGATGTGCAGCAAAAGATATCTGTTTTGGGTTACACTGATGCTCTTTTCGACGAGGAAATTGCGGCACAAGCTGGTCTTAATATCACTTTGACGAGAAAAAACATGCTCCTTCAGAAAAAAAGTAGAGCCAATTGGTTACTAGATGGTGATAGAAATTCTGCCTTTTTCCACCGTATAATTCGTTCTAGGAAACAGAATCAGCGAATTGCCCATTTGAGAATTAATGGTGTCATGACTTATGATTCGGATGTCATTCAACAGCATATAATTGACTTCTTCTCGAATCTTTTCAACCAAGAGGGTCAGGCCGATGTTGACCGAACCTTGTTGGAAGCAATTATTGATGATTGTGTCACTACGGAGCAGAACAATCATCTTATCTGTACGCCGAATGACGATGAGATTACTGCTGCAGTTTTTGGGATGGATTCTAACAGTGCTCCGGGTCCGGATGGTTTCTCTGGGAGATTCTTTCATAGTTGCTGGCATATTGTTAAAGATGATGTGATTTCCGCGGTTAAGGCTTTCTACCTGAATTCGTATTTGCCGTCTGGATGCAACGCCAGTACGTTAATCCTTATTCCGAAGAAAGAGTCTGTTGATACGGTTGCTGACTTACGCCCGATTATTCTTTCTAATTTCTTCTTTAAGATTATATCGAAGATTCTCGCCACTCGGCTTGGTTTGGTTGCGACGGTCACTGTCTCGGGTAATCAATTCGGTTTCATTGGAG ATGACATACtgattttctgcaaagcttcgaTCAGGAATGCTCGTAAAATTAAGGAAATTTTGGACCTTTATGGTGAGATTTCTGGGCAGAATTGCAATACTTCTAAGtccaatattttcttttctaacgGCGTTGTCAACAACATGCGTATGGGTATTAGGCGTGAGCTTGGGTTTTCCATGGGCACGCTCCCGGTCCTTTACCTTGGTGTTCCGTTGTTTACTGGCCGTATTCGTGCCTCCTATCTTGCTGCTATACATGATAAAATTGTGAATAAATTCTCCCGTTGGAAAG GTAGTGTGGATACTAAACCTTCATGTTCGGTTAGATGGACGCGGGTTTGTGCTCCTCGTGTTGAGGGTGGTCTTGGAGTTCGCTCCTTCTCTGCTATGAACAACAGTTACCTTATGAAGATGGCCTGGCGGATCATTCATGGTCAGGAGTATGGCCCTTCAATTTTAAAAACTCGATACCTGACCAAATTTGGTTATGCTAAACAtcattcggcttcttcaccgTTCTGGACAAGCATCAGGCAACATGTTGATGATCTGGTGGAAAACTCGTTCGCGTACATTGGGACGGGTAGGAATACGTATTTCTGGAAGGATGATTGGTTGGGTTACAGATTGTTGGATAAGCTTCGTATTCCACCGTTTATGAATGATTATCTGAATCAGGCAGTGGACGATTATTACTATGATGGTATTTGGCATTTCACGGCGgagtttgttattaattttcCGGACGTGGTGGTGGACATTCTTTTACTCCCTATTGGTGAAGAAGAGGATTGTAGGCTATGGAAATCTTCTGTAAATGGTACTGTCACGGCTGCTGCTGCCTACGCTACTCAAGGCCATCATTTTCCTAAGGTTAGCTGGGGAAGTTGGATTTGGGAGAAGTTCATCCCGGAACGGCGTTCGCTGCTTTGTTGGCGTATTATTCACAGACGACTACCCACTTTTGATTGCTTGATGACGAGAGGTTTGATGGGGCCGAATAGATGTGCTATTTGTGGTGTGGCGGAGGAAAGCATTAACCACCTGTTTTGGGAATGTGGTTCTATTCAGCCTATCTGGAAAGAGCTCATGGCTTGGTTTAACAAGGATTATTCTCATTTTATCGACATTCATTGCGTTCTTGTCGCTGCTTGGAATGAGAAGTTCAGCTCACAAGTCCTCTCCTTCTGGAAAGCAGGAATCATTAACTTACTTTGGAGAATCTGGGATTGTCGCAACAATATTATCTTCAATGAGACGATTTTTCATCGTCAGCTGGTTACGGGATTCCTTAAAGTTATGTTCAAGGAAATGGATTTGAACTTTTCAAAACTTGGCAACACGACTAATTCCTGGTCGGACTATCTAGCCATGCGCAGTATTGGGGTGGCGACACGGGCGGCTCCCCCTCCCATCATGATcgaggttcactggtggccgCCCGTTGGCCAATGGATCAAAGTTAATACTGATGGGTCGGCATTGGGAGCTCCGGGAAATATCGCAGTAGGTGGGGTTTTTCGTGACAAATGGGGATGGGTTCGCGGATGCTTTCATTACAAAGGTGGTGTTGGTTTCGCTTTTGAAGCTGAACTCTTGGCGGTCATGTATGCGGTTGCTATTGCCCACAACAGAGGATGGACTCTTCTTTGGATCGAATCTGATTCTTTTTATATTGTTAAACTCCTTCACTCTCGCTCCGAAGATATTCCGTGGCGTTTTTTAGCTTCTTGGAAACGCACCCTTCGGTTGCTTTTGGATTTTCGTTTACAAATTTCTCATATCTATAGGGAAGGAAATTCGGCAGCTGATATCATGGCAAGTCATGCCCGTTCTGAGGGATGGTGGCCGCATGCTATTGACGAGATTAAGTATGCTGTTGCAACTGATATGGCGACTCACAGTCGAGTCAGGATTAAGTATTGA